ATTGTGTTCACCTACTTAATCTAATAATATAAGTAGGTTGGCGTTGAAAATTGTCGTTATGGCAAGGCAAAAGGCAAGAGGCAATAGGCAAGAGTGAAGAGGGTTTGGGCGATTTTACGTTTCTTTACACAGTTTGGTTTTATTGTGTTCACCTACTTACTCTTAGTTTTATCCTAGATGCTATTTATCAGATATATTATTCATAATGGCTGTATGATTAGCTTAAATTATAGAAAATCAATAATACTTTTGATATTTATAACTTTTAGCAATTTGCCTTTATATTTCCTTAATAATTAGTTGAGAATCTTTTCTATTTATCAACGAGGTTGCTATACTTTCAGCGATTTGCTATAATTTCAGAGAATTTCATAATTGGGTTACTATTGTCAATTTTAGATTTTTCAGAAGATGTTAGTCTCAAACCCTTGATTGACAGTAGGTTCAGAAATCATTTTCCCAGGCTAATACAAAACTTTACAAAATTAATAGCTATTCCTTAAGAGACTTCCAAGAAATAAATTATCCCAAGAAACGAACCACAGAGGCACAGAGTACACAGAGAGAGAATTTTTGCATCAGTTTTGGGACATTTTTTTATTTGGAAGTCTCTAAACAATTTTAGCCATGAATTTGCTCAGAAATAATCTAATTTGAGCGATCGCAAAAATTTCCTATTGACAAATTGACGAAAAAGTGATATTCAACAGCTATTCCTTCAACAATTGTAGCCATGAATTTGCTCAGAAATAATCTAATTTGAGCGATCGCAAAAATTTCCTATTGACAAATTGACGAAAAAGTGATATTAAACAGCTATTCCTTCAACAATTGTAGCCATGAATTTGCTCAGAAATGATCTAATTTGAGCGATCGCAAAAATTTCCTATTGACAAATTGACAAAAAAGTGATATTCAACCTGGCAATGTTATTAATGATAAGAAAATAGGCTAAAAACCCTTGAGGGCAAGTTTTGGAGGGTTTCCTCACATCAACTCTTAATTAATGTTTGGAAACCTGGATCATTTTTAATCTCATCAAAGTCAATATCATTTACAGCATCTTCTCGATAACTGGGATTAAATTCAATAGCTTTTTGCAGATTTTCTAAAGCTAATTCAATTTTTCTTTGTAGTGCATAACAGGCAGCTTTGTTGTAATAAGCACTAGAATAATCAGGTTTGATTTCTAGTGCTTTATCAAAACTGATAATTGCTTGATCATCTTCTCCCAACATTACCAATGTGTAACCCCGTTTATCCCAAATTTTGGGAGAGTTGGGTTGAAATTCTAAAGCTTTATCAAAAGAAGCAACTGCATCTTCACAACGTTCTAATTCTAGCAAAGATAAACCACGATTTACCCAAGCAACCCCATCATCAGGTTTGATTTTAGTAGCTTTATCAAAACAGTTAAATGCCTCTTGATGTTTTCCTAAATTTCCACAAGCCACACCAATATCACACCAAGCTTGATGATATTCAGGATTAATTTTGATAGCTTGATTATAGGAGGCTATAGCATCTTTGTAGCGTTTTAATCTATTGAGAATTATCCCCCGTTTTAACCAATTTTCTGGATTTTCTGGTTGAATTTTAATGAGTTGTTCATAAATAGCTAAAGCATCTTCATGGCGTTTTTCTAAAAATAGCACTTCTGCCTGTTTGATATAATCATCAATAGAAATTTCTGGTTGTAATGATTCTGATTTTTGTTCTATTGCTGGTAATATTGTAGGTGTAATTTCTGCTAATTCTTTGAGAATTATCTCTTTACGTTGTTGAGCATCAATTTCTAAGTTTTGCAGATTTTCTAGAACAGTAACTTGCTGTTTTTGCACATCATTTTGTAAATCTGAAAACTGAGATGTAAATTCTCCTCCAGATTTTTCCAGATTCTCAATTAGTTGCTGTTGTCGTTGAATAGCTGTATGTTGTAATTCTCTTAGTTGGTGAGAAAATTCAATTTCTAAGTTTTGCAGATTTTCTAGAACAGTAACTTGCTGTTTTTGCACATCATTTTGTAAATCTGAAAACTGAGATGTAAATTCTCCTCCAGATTTTTCTAGATTCTCAATTATTTGCTGTTGTCGTTGAATAGCTGTATTTTGTAATTCTCTTAGTTGGTGAGAAAATTCAATTTCTAAGTTTTGCAGATTTTCTAGAACAGTAACTTGCTGTTTTTGCACATCATTTTGTAAATCTGAAAACTGAGATGTAAATTCTCCTCCAGATTTTTCTAGATTCTCAATTATTTGCTGTTGTCGTTGAATAGCTGTATTTTGTAATTCTCTTAGTTGGTGAGAAAATTCGCTTTGTAATACAGCTAAATCTTCAAGCAATTGATATTTTTGAACTTGGATATCAGTTTTTAATTCAGTAATGTCTGATTTAAATATATTATTAAGGGTTTCGATATTACCTAGAACTATATCTTTTTGAGTTTTAACATCTAATTCAAATTGAGATAATTCATTATTAAATTCTGATTGTAGTTTTGCTAAGTTCTCAACAATATGGAATTTCTCTTGTTGAGTTTCTGACTCTAACCCTTGAAATTGAGATATTAAACCAGCGCGAGATTTTTCAATATCACTAATAGCAATATCTTTTTGATTTTCCACTTCTGATTTGAGTTGGGTAAATTGAGAAAATAACTCAAATTCTAACTTTTTGATATTGTCAATTGTAATTTTTTGCTGTTGAGCAGATAAAGTTAGTTG
The DNA window shown above is from Anabaena sp. WA102 and carries:
- a CDS encoding tetratricopeptide repeat protein; the encoded protein is MKNKNPLYSNLALKSAIFLSPLLLSTAFISGYLVPSATAQVLSNQEREELARLRQETRTQKQVQSDFERAFTRTNTLLNIWLTILSLFPVALIAILWFFRRAVIREIGERAMQQIQGIENLQTQLTTVQAEAKQLIQKSKNTTQELAQEVNALKQKIQGEEENLSILLSDLPKSKQEFLTALEIEVKSAQENISNLEFRLNTQLEQLTLSAQQQKITIDNIKKLEFELFSQFTQLKSEVENQKDIAISDIEKSRAGLISQFQGLESETQQEKFHIVENLAKLQSEFNNELSQFELDVKTQKDIVLGNIETLNNIFKSDITELKTDIQVQKYQLLEDLAVLQSEFSHQLRELQNTAIQRQQQIIENLEKSGGEFTSQFSDLQNDVQKQQVTVLENLQNLEIEFSHQLRELQNTAIQRQQQIIENLEKSGGEFTSQFSDLQNDVQKQQVTVLENLQNLEIEFSHQLRELQHTAIQRQQQLIENLEKSGGEFTSQFSDLQNDVQKQQVTVLENLQNLEIDAQQRKEIILKELAEITPTILPAIEQKSESLQPEISIDDYIKQAEVLFLEKRHEDALAIYEQLIKIQPENPENWLKRGIILNRLKRYKDAIASYNQAIKINPEYHQAWCDIGVACGNLGKHQEAFNCFDKATKIKPDDGVAWVNRGLSLLELERCEDAVASFDKALEFQPNSPKIWDKRGYTLVMLGEDDQAIISFDKALEIKPDYSSAYYNKAACYALQRKIELALENLQKAIEFNPSYREDAVNDIDFDEIKNDPGFQTLIKS